The following coding sequences are from one Seonamhaeicola sp. ML3 window:
- a CDS encoding membrane metalloprotease, whose amino-acid sequence MKYTYYLTSLILLLLLGCSTENNNQEQANDNEDNTPNTIGNKAGTGTSSKDLLSDDVFTSMIVELVYVEGYEPTQKAINNFKSFMEVRVHKPNGITIEKKAIPSPGKDRYSTQDIITIEDDNRTKFNNSNTIAVWAFFVDGESDRKSNSSVVLGTAYRNTSFVIFEKTIQGLSDNPLEPNRSVLETTVITHEVGHILGLTDLGADMVQNHEDDTHAKHCNVESCLMYWSAETGDGLSNLIGTSAAPQLDAHCIADLQANGGK is encoded by the coding sequence ATGAAATATACATATTATCTAACAAGCCTTATTTTATTGTTATTACTTGGTTGTAGTACAGAAAACAACAATCAAGAACAAGCCAACGATAATGAAGACAACACCCCTAATACAATAGGAAATAAAGCGGGCACGGGGACTTCTTCTAAGGACTTGCTGTCTGATGATGTATTTACAAGTATGATCGTCGAACTTGTCTATGTAGAGGGATATGAACCTACACAAAAGGCCATTAACAATTTTAAAAGTTTCATGGAGGTCAGAGTTCATAAACCAAATGGAATTACCATAGAAAAAAAAGCCATTCCCTCTCCAGGTAAAGACAGGTATTCTACCCAAGACATTATAACTATTGAAGACGATAACAGAACAAAATTCAATAATAGTAATACAATTGCTGTTTGGGCATTTTTTGTAGATGGAGAATCGGATAGGAAATCAAATAGTAGTGTAGTATTAGGCACAGCTTATAGAAACACATCGTTTGTGATTTTCGAAAAAACCATTCAAGGTTTAAGTGATAACCCCTTAGAACCAAACCGAAGTGTTTTGGAAACTACAGTAATTACTCATGAAGTTGGCCATATTTTAGGGCTTACAGATTTAGGAGCCGATATGGTTCAGAATCATGAAGACGATACACATGCAAAACACTGTAATGTAGAAAGCTGTTTAATGTATTGGTCTGCAGAGACTGGAGATGGTCTATCTAACTTAATAGGCACTAGTGCAGCTCCTCAATTAGACGCCCATTGTATTGCAGATTTGCAAGCCAATGGCGGCAAATAA
- a CDS encoding acyltransferase, whose protein sequence is MHRRIISIDILKFIAAILITNSHLDILYPNDDYATGGAIGNALFFFCSGFTIFLKPVGRFDNFYKRRISRIFPTVFTWALLAYTCFNEKENIFYILFYGSGWFISCIMVHYVLLYFVKKFLSKYLVHVFLSFLIAVLSFVFWCCFSQTDYSSYSLYADVYVFRWVYYFLFVLLGAISATYRRNQVCNFKLNILKLLGLFVLFYGLLFLARENVFFNKIQVVSLFPLLGITFYFHKVVSSSSVKRFYDRKIPRLIIRTIGGLCLEIYLIQKYLIFDSLNNIFPANIIIVFLVIILGAYILRTLSRIMSQIFRDQDFDWKAVFNLY, encoded by the coding sequence ATGCATAGGAGAATTATAAGCATCGATATTTTAAAATTTATCGCTGCTATACTTATAACGAATTCACATTTGGATATTCTCTATCCCAATGATGATTATGCAACTGGGGGAGCCATAGGTAATGCCCTTTTCTTTTTCTGTTCGGGATTTACTATCTTTTTAAAGCCTGTTGGTCGTTTTGATAATTTCTACAAAAGGAGGATTAGTAGAATATTTCCAACAGTATTTACATGGGCACTTCTGGCCTACACATGTTTTAATGAAAAAGAGAATATTTTTTATATACTTTTTTATGGCAGTGGATGGTTCATATCTTGTATTATGGTGCATTATGTACTTCTTTATTTTGTTAAAAAGTTTCTTTCTAAGTATTTAGTCCATGTGTTTCTAAGCTTTTTGATAGCTGTACTTTCCTTTGTGTTTTGGTGTTGTTTTAGTCAAACAGATTACAGTAGTTATTCATTATATGCTGATGTTTACGTTTTTAGGTGGGTATATTATTTCCTTTTTGTTTTACTAGGGGCTATATCAGCAACTTACAGAAGGAATCAAGTGTGTAATTTTAAGTTGAATATTCTCAAGCTTTTAGGGTTATTTGTTTTATTTTACGGTCTATTGTTTTTGGCAAGGGAGAATGTGTTTTTTAATAAAATACAGGTTGTATCTTTATTTCCCCTTCTTGGTATAACCTTTTATTTCCATAAAGTAGTAAGCTCAAGTAGTGTAAAGAGGTTTTATGATAGAAAAATACCAAGATTGATCATTAGAACTATAGGTGGTCTTTGTCTTGAGATATACTTAATACAAAAGTACCTGATATTTGATTCTTTAAATAACATATTTCCTGCCAACATAATAATAGTCTTTTTAGTCATAATCCTTGGCGCTTACATTTTAAGGACTCTATCTAGGATAATGTCGCAAATCTTCAGGGATCAAGATTTTGATTGGAAAGCTGTATTTAACTTGTATTAA
- a CDS encoding carboxypeptidase-like regulatory domain-containing protein: MNLTKLFSFLILFFAITSQLQAQEKKLLANLISELETEFDVKFSYSVNDVEGVAVTIPKEVKSLNQIVDYLNEVTLLNFKFLNERYITVSTLNKTITVCGVLVSGFDDSPLFGASVVVKHSSKGVITDDNGVFTLTDIRVNDIISLSYLGYESLEIKAKDLLKTDNSCKTLVLIEKEEALNKVVVYKFLTTGLQKQTDGSTVLNTSKFGILPGLTEPDVLQSIQALPGVESVNESIANINVRGGTNDQNLVLWDGIKMYHSGHFFGLISAYNPYLTNKVIVAKNGTSSEFSDGVSSTIDMRTKNELTSRFTGGFGANLIHADAFLEIPISKKLAFHFSGRRSFADYLSSPTYDNYFERSFQDSELSTNRDNISESNRSSDFFFYDYSAKVLYDFNENHKFRATIIGVNNNLDYTEAFTNNNGEKESKTSNLKQENLGFGGSWNAIWNNKFSTDFNVFYSKYNVFSLDNRIETNQEFSQANEVLETGLKFKTNFRLSNFINLLNGYQFSEIGVLNATEVSAPAYDKTKKDVLLNHAVFNELEFNNKNTYLRFGVRWNYFQKFNKLIIEPRLNFRQRLLNGLAFKLQGEFKNQSATQIIDFQDDFLGVEKRRWILANERSIPISESKQVSSGFELKKNNWLLDIEGFYKHVDGITTSNQGFYNNFQSINAIGSYTARGAEVLVNKTSKNLSAWLSYTYSLNDYEFKTLTPSTFPNNVDIRHSISLAFNYEIVKSFKVSVGGIWRTGRPYTKPVEGNETVQSGNNTFVNYDTPNSENLDDFMRLDTSLNYSFNISNGIYSSLRLGVINFLNKRNSINRYYEVSPNDSNTTIEIENRSLGLTPNLSWRCRF, translated from the coding sequence ATGAATCTAACTAAGCTATTTTCGTTTTTAATACTATTCTTTGCAATAACATCTCAATTACAGGCTCAGGAAAAGAAACTGCTTGCCAACCTAATTTCAGAATTGGAAACAGAATTTGATGTAAAATTCTCATATTCTGTAAATGATGTTGAGGGTGTAGCGGTTACCATTCCTAAAGAGGTAAAATCACTTAATCAAATAGTTGATTACTTAAATGAGGTAACACTCCTGAATTTTAAATTTTTAAATGAACGCTACATTACGGTTTCTACATTAAATAAAACCATTACCGTATGTGGTGTTTTGGTTTCTGGGTTTGATGATAGCCCGCTTTTTGGTGCATCTGTAGTTGTAAAGCATAGCTCTAAAGGAGTTATAACAGACGATAATGGCGTGTTTACGCTTACCGATATTAGAGTAAACGATATTATAAGTTTGTCTTACCTGGGTTATGAATCTCTCGAGATAAAAGCCAAAGATTTACTGAAAACAGATAATAGTTGTAAAACTTTGGTTTTAATAGAAAAGGAAGAAGCACTTAATAAAGTGGTAGTCTATAAATTCCTTACTACAGGTTTGCAAAAACAAACCGATGGGAGCACAGTCTTGAACACTTCAAAATTTGGAATACTTCCAGGGCTTACAGAACCTGATGTGCTACAGTCAATTCAAGCGTTGCCTGGTGTAGAAAGTGTAAATGAGAGTATAGCGAATATTAACGTTCGTGGTGGTACAAACGACCAGAATTTAGTGCTTTGGGATGGTATTAAAATGTATCATTCTGGACATTTTTTTGGATTGATTTCTGCGTACAATCCTTATTTGACCAACAAGGTAATTGTTGCCAAAAACGGAACATCGAGTGAGTTTAGTGATGGTGTTTCCAGTACAATAGATATGCGAACCAAAAACGAACTTACGTCTCGTTTTACCGGAGGTTTTGGTGCAAATTTAATTCATGCCGATGCCTTTTTGGAAATACCAATAAGTAAAAAGCTGGCCTTTCATTTTTCGGGAAGGCGTTCGTTTGCAGATTATTTAAGTTCTCCAACATATGATAATTACTTTGAACGCAGCTTTCAGGATAGTGAACTAAGTACAAATAGAGATAATATTAGTGAGAGTAATCGTTCGTCAGATTTTTTCTTTTACGACTATTCTGCAAAAGTGCTTTATGATTTTAATGAAAATCATAAGTTTAGAGCCACTATTATTGGTGTTAATAATAATCTGGATTATACAGAGGCATTCACAAATAATAACGGGGAAAAAGAATCTAAGACAAGTAATTTAAAACAAGAGAATCTTGGTTTTGGCGGCAGTTGGAATGCCATTTGGAATAACAAATTTTCAACGGATTTTAATGTGTTTTATTCAAAGTACAATGTGTTTTCATTAGACAATAGAATTGAAACAAATCAGGAGTTTTCTCAAGCCAATGAAGTTTTGGAAACTGGTCTAAAATTTAAAACCAATTTTAGGCTCAGTAATTTTATTAACCTTTTAAATGGGTATCAGTTTAGTGAAATAGGTGTTTTAAATGCCACCGAAGTAAGTGCGCCAGCTTATGATAAAACTAAGAAAGATGTATTATTAAATCATGCGGTATTTAACGAGCTGGAGTTTAATAACAAAAACACCTACTTAAGGTTTGGAGTGCGATGGAATTATTTTCAAAAGTTCAATAAACTTATAATTGAACCTAGATTGAATTTTAGACAAAGACTTTTAAATGGTTTAGCTTTCAAGTTGCAAGGCGAGTTTAAAAACCAATCGGCAACCCAGATAATTGACTTTCAAGATGATTTTTTGGGAGTTGAAAAAAGACGTTGGATCTTGGCTAATGAAAGAAGTATTCCCATTTCTGAAAGTAAGCAAGTGTCCTCGGGTTTTGAATTAAAAAAGAACAATTGGTTGCTTGATATAGAAGGGTTTTATAAACATGTTGATGGAATAACGACTTCAAATCAAGGGTTTTATAATAATTTTCAGAGTATAAACGCTATTGGGAGCTACACGGCAAGGGGCGCTGAGGTTTTAGTTAATAAAACATCAAAAAACCTGAGTGCTTGGTTAAGTTATACTTACAGCCTTAATGATTATGAATTCAAGACGCTAACACCGTCAACCTTTCCCAATAATGTAGATATTCGTCATTCTATATCGTTAGCATTTAATTATGAGATTGTCAAAAGTTTTAAGGTATCTGTAGGAGGTATTTGGAGAACAGGTAGACCATATACTAAACCGGTAGAGGGTAATGAAACAGTGCAAAGCGGGAATAATACCTTTGTAAATTATGACACCCCAAACAGCGAGAACTTAGATGATTTTATGAGATTGGATACTTCGCTAAACTATAGCTTTAATATTAGTAATGGTATATATTCTTCCTTAAGACTTGGGGTTATTAATTTCCTAAACAAACGTAATAGTATTAATAGGTACTATGAAGTCAGCCCTAACGATTCCAATACAACCATCGAAATAGAAAATAGGTCATTAGGTTTAACGCCTAACCTTAGTTGGAGGTGTAGATTCTAA
- the mdh gene encoding malate dehydrogenase, whose amino-acid sequence MKVTVVGAGAVGASCAEYIAIKDFASEVVLLDIKEGYAEGKAMDLMQTASLNGFDTKITGVTNDYSKTAGSDICVITSGIPRKPGMTREELIGINAGIVKSVSSSLIEFSPETIIIVVSNPMDTMTYLVHQSTDLPKNKIIGMGGALDSARFKYRLAEALEAPISDVDGMVIGGHSDTGMVPLTSHATRNSIKVSEFLSEERLEQVAADTKVGGATLTKLLGTSAWYAPGAAVSGLVQAIACDQKKIYPCSTLLDGEYGLEDICIGVPVVLGKNGIEKIVDIPLSDAEKAHMQASAEGVRKTNGLLNVEA is encoded by the coding sequence ATGAAAGTAACAGTAGTTGGAGCAGGAGCAGTAGGAGCAAGTTGTGCGGAGTATATCGCCATTAAAGATTTTGCATCAGAAGTAGTTCTATTAGACATTAAAGAAGGTTATGCAGAAGGTAAAGCCATGGACTTAATGCAAACAGCATCATTAAATGGTTTTGACACTAAGATAACTGGTGTTACAAACGATTATAGTAAAACTGCTGGTAGCGATATTTGTGTTATCACTTCTGGTATTCCAAGAAAACCTGGTATGACTCGTGAGGAGTTAATAGGTATTAATGCTGGAATTGTAAAATCGGTATCTTCAAGTTTAATTGAATTTTCTCCAGAAACAATAATCATTGTGGTAAGTAACCCAATGGATACGATGACTTATTTAGTGCACCAATCTACAGATTTACCTAAAAATAAAATTATTGGAATGGGCGGAGCTTTAGATTCTGCACGTTTTAAATACAGATTAGCAGAAGCTCTAGAAGCTCCTATTAGTGATGTAGACGGGATGGTAATTGGTGGTCACAGTGATACAGGAATGGTGCCACTAACTAGCCATGCGACAAGAAATAGTATCAAGGTATCTGAGTTTTTGAGCGAAGAAAGGTTAGAGCAAGTTGCAGCCGATACTAAAGTTGGTGGAGCTACTTTAACAAAATTATTAGGAACTTCTGCTTGGTACGCACCAGGTGCTGCGGTTAGCGGTTTAGTTCAAGCTATTGCATGTGATCAAAAGAAAATCTATCCATGTTCTACGTTGTTAGATGGTGAATACGGATTAGAAGATATCTGTATAGGTGTACCTGTAGTATTGGGGAAAAATGGTATCGAAAAAATCGTTGATATCCCATTAAGTGATGCCGAAAAAGCACATATGCAGGCAAGTGCAGAAGGTGTTAGAAAAACCAATGGTTTATTAAATGTAGAGGCCTAA
- a CDS encoding DUF6588 family protein, producing MKKLTLLMLVCFTALTSKAQNDIDALLAAGVEDAQRFANDYLMPGTNGLMHSMNSNWFNTADAKPLGGFEISIIANASQATDENKTFLMNTAEYNNVRFVQGGQSQMVASVLGHNETDVIVEITYDDPIFGEQTEEITLPTGLASQNVSLIPTAFIQGAVGLVKGIEVKARFVPKIDTEDVKLNAYGAGLQVEFTKWLPADKLLPIAISGLVAYTHLDASYDLTESSGIQGENQRLENDTNTLLLQLIASTKMPVINFYGGLGYIKGKSSSDMLGTYIVSNGIITADAIEDPFSVSSEVSSVRGTLGTKLKLGFFRLNAEYHISDFNAFSLGINFGFR from the coding sequence ATGAAGAAGTTAACCTTACTTATGCTAGTGTGCTTTACGGCACTTACTTCAAAAGCACAAAATGATATTGATGCTTTACTAGCTGCTGGTGTTGAGGATGCCCAGCGTTTTGCAAACGATTATTTAATGCCAGGAACCAATGGTTTAATGCATAGCATGAACTCCAATTGGTTTAATACTGCAGATGCAAAGCCCTTAGGTGGTTTTGAAATATCCATAATCGCTAATGCTTCTCAAGCTACAGATGAAAATAAGACCTTTTTAATGAACACAGCTGAATACAATAATGTAAGGTTTGTTCAAGGTGGTCAATCTCAAATGGTTGCTTCGGTATTGGGACATAATGAAACTGATGTTATTGTTGAAATAACTTATGATGACCCAATTTTTGGAGAACAAACTGAAGAAATCACACTTCCAACAGGATTGGCTTCTCAAAATGTAAGCCTTATTCCTACTGCTTTCATACAAGGCGCCGTAGGTTTAGTTAAAGGTATAGAGGTCAAAGCGCGTTTTGTGCCAAAAATTGATACCGAAGACGTGAAATTAAATGCTTACGGAGCAGGTTTGCAGGTAGAGTTCACGAAGTGGTTACCTGCAGATAAATTATTACCCATTGCAATTTCTGGTTTAGTAGCCTATACACATTTAGATGCCAGTTACGATTTAACAGAATCTTCTGGAATTCAAGGTGAAAACCAAAGATTGGAAAATGATACAAACACATTGTTGTTACAATTAATAGCTTCAACTAAAATGCCTGTAATTAATTTTTACGGTGGGTTGGGCTATATAAAAGGTAAATCTAGTTCAGATATGTTAGGTACATATATTGTATCCAACGGAATAATAACGGCCGATGCTATTGAAGACCCGTTTTCCGTATCGAGTGAGGTGTCTTCAGTTCGAGGGACTTTAGGAACAAAACTAAAACTTGGTTTCTTTAGACTTAATGCTGAGTATCATATTTCAGATTTCAATGCATTTTCATTAGGAATCAATTTTGGATTTAGATAA
- a CDS encoding RNA polymerase sigma factor yields the protein MERNKLCEETYFNNFYLEHVQAASNFAYYKCGDKDGAMDFVQDAFSKIWQNCSKIDFTKAKTYLFTTVNNLFLNNVKHKKVVMEYAKAAPYVDKTNESPEYILEEEEFKKKLQNAISLLSESQREVFLMNRIDGKKYREIAEILGVSQKAVEKRMSGALKILREHIKNI from the coding sequence ATGGAGCGAAATAAACTTTGTGAAGAAACCTACTTTAATAATTTTTATTTAGAGCATGTGCAAGCGGCCAGTAATTTTGCCTATTACAAATGTGGGGACAAGGATGGAGCCATGGATTTTGTACAAGATGCCTTTTCAAAAATTTGGCAAAATTGTTCTAAAATAGATTTTACCAAAGCAAAAACCTACTTGTTTACCACAGTAAATAATTTATTTCTTAATAATGTTAAGCACAAAAAGGTGGTTATGGAATATGCCAAAGCGGCCCCATATGTAGATAAAACCAATGAAAGTCCCGAATATATTTTAGAGGAGGAAGAGTTTAAAAAGAAATTGCAGAATGCCATTTCGTTATTATCTGAATCTCAGAGGGAAGTTTTTTTAATGAATAGGATAGATGGAAAGAAATACAGGGAAATAGCCGAAATACTGGGGGTTTCACAAAAAGCTGTTGAAAAAAGAATGTCAGGAGCCTTAAAAATTTTAAGAGAGCATATAAAAAACATATAA
- a CDS encoding FecR family protein — translation MKNENDILKWFDNELSELEIERLKTTEDFEVLNKIAHYASQMQAPQIDADKALEQFKTKNLKKEEPKVIPLNFKTFLRVAAILVVLLTSSYFLFFNSIKSYSTDIAQTETLRLPDDSQVVLNAQSDLTFNKKSWKDSRTLTLDGEAYFKVTKGQKFTVQTEIGNVQVLGTEFNVKERENYFEVTCYEGSVQVTQNENSKVLTPGKTFRLVDGQVINVEDFKATSPAWLSKESSFINVPLWQVIAELEIQYDIQISTKDVNITEPFTGSFTHTDKDIALQSVTIPLKLSYKTNGKKVEFYNYESN, via the coding sequence ATGAAAAACGAAAACGACATATTAAAATGGTTTGATAATGAGCTTTCAGAGCTGGAAATTGAACGGTTGAAAACAACTGAAGATTTTGAAGTTCTTAATAAGATTGCTCATTATGCCTCTCAAATGCAAGCGCCCCAAATAGATGCAGATAAAGCATTAGAGCAGTTCAAGACTAAGAACTTGAAAAAGGAAGAACCCAAAGTCATACCACTTAATTTTAAAACCTTTTTAAGGGTAGCGGCTATTTTAGTAGTATTGTTAACCTCCTCTTACTTTTTGTTTTTCAATAGTATTAAGTCTTATTCTACCGATATTGCTCAAACCGAAACTTTGCGTTTACCCGATGACTCCCAAGTTGTATTAAATGCGCAGTCGGACTTAACATTCAACAAAAAATCTTGGAAGGACAGTAGAACACTCACCCTTGATGGAGAGGCCTATTTTAAGGTAACTAAGGGTCAAAAATTTACGGTACAGACAGAAATTGGGAATGTACAAGTTTTAGGAACTGAATTTAATGTAAAGGAACGTGAGAATTACTTTGAAGTTACTTGTTACGAAGGCTCTGTGCAAGTTACACAAAATGAAAATAGCAAGGTGTTAACACCAGGTAAGACATTTAGATTGGTTGATGGACAGGTTATCAACGTTGAAGATTTCAAGGCCACATCCCCGGCTTGGTTGTCTAAAGAATCATCCTTTATTAATGTGCCTTTGTGGCAAGTAATAGCAGAATTAGAAATTCAATATGACATCCAAATTTCTACTAAAGACGTAAATATTACTGAACCGTTTACAGGGAGTTTTACGCATACGGATAAAGATATTGCACTACAATCTGTAACCATACCACTAAAGTTAAGCTATAAAACAAATGGTAAAAAAGTTGAGTTCTATAACTATGAATCTAACTAA
- the secDF gene encoding protein translocase subunit SecDF, producing MQNKGLVKLFALLFGLVSIYQLSFTFKASQIESDAEAQAIEKIADTEEDYRAKRSLEEANYLEEIATDTVFNIGVGKYTYNEVKSKAMNLGLDLKGGINVILQVSVKDILKGLANNTKDPVFNTAIDNASEVQKNSQNTYLEDFFAEFDKIKGDTKLASPDIFYTKDLDGEIDGSMSDDEVKTIIQRKIDESVVSAFEVLRKRIDGLGVTSPNIQRLGNSGRILIELPGVKDIERAERNFTTMAQLQFWDAYKGEQFFNFLGQANEVLKPLVETSEEVAQTTESADAEDATQEDAVDELLGDATTDSTQVATVNPLFDLIKGGGSQGGPVIAQFDIKDKDLVLEYLNKKEVRALLPAELRYTKFAFGKPKKDSEVVGLYALAGNRENIPQLSGAVVTDARTDFGLTGEPEVAMQMNAKGAKVWEKMTGEAYSNRSQIAIVLDDIVYSAPGVTSGPIAGGRSSISGDFTVAEANDLANVLRAGKLPASADIISSEVVGPSLGQEAIDSGTMSFVIALIVVLLWMIFYYGKAGGMADIAMALNILLIFGILSGLGAVLTLPGIAGIVLTIGMSVDANVLIFERIREELAKGKGQKEAIKDGFGNALSSILDANITTGLTALILFVFGTGPIKGFATTLLIGIGTSLFTAIFITRLLIDWYVNKGGVLNFSTPITKNLFRNINIEFLKKRKVAFIISGVFIALSLGSLFTNGLDQGVDFVGGRTYQVRFAHDVNASEIANELSKPEFLTSAEAKTFGTTNQLKITTKYKVNESGAEVDADIKERLYNGLQSYLEGVSIEQFLDLSDDTKQVGLLKSDKVSPTIADDIKQASVWAVLGSLIVVFLYILIRFKRWQYSLGAVVAVFHDVLIVLGIFSLTYKFMPFNMEINQAFIAAILTVIGYSLNDTVVVFDRIREFFNEHTSWKFDRVVNSSLSSTLSRTLNTSLTTLVVLLAIFIFGGDSIRGFMFALIVGVIVGTYSSLFIATPIMYDTVNKLDDNKKK from the coding sequence ATGCAAAACAAAGGATTAGTAAAATTATTTGCTTTACTGTTTGGGTTGGTAAGTATCTACCAATTATCATTTACATTTAAGGCAAGCCAAATTGAAAGCGATGCAGAAGCGCAAGCTATTGAAAAGATAGCTGATACTGAAGAGGACTATCGCGCAAAGAGAAGCCTGGAAGAGGCTAATTATTTAGAAGAAATAGCAACAGATACCGTATTTAATATTGGTGTTGGAAAATATACCTACAACGAGGTGAAGTCTAAGGCCATGAACCTTGGTCTTGATTTAAAGGGAGGTATAAACGTTATTCTTCAGGTGTCGGTAAAAGATATCTTAAAAGGATTAGCGAACAATACTAAAGATCCTGTTTTTAATACAGCTATAGATAATGCTTCCGAAGTACAAAAGAACAGTCAGAATACGTATTTAGAGGATTTCTTTGCCGAGTTCGATAAAATTAAAGGAGATACGAAATTAGCGTCACCCGATATTTTCTATACTAAAGATCTTGATGGCGAGATTGACGGAAGCATGAGTGATGATGAGGTTAAAACTATCATTCAAAGAAAGATTGATGAGTCTGTTGTGTCTGCTTTCGAGGTATTACGTAAACGTATCGATGGGTTAGGGGTAACGTCTCCAAATATTCAGCGTTTAGGAAACTCCGGTAGAATTTTAATTGAATTACCGGGGGTTAAAGATATCGAAAGAGCCGAGCGTAACTTTACTACTATGGCCCAGTTACAATTCTGGGATGCTTACAAAGGGGAGCAATTTTTCAACTTTTTAGGGCAGGCAAACGAAGTATTAAAGCCACTAGTTGAAACTTCCGAGGAGGTTGCTCAAACAACCGAAAGTGCAGACGCTGAAGATGCTACACAAGAAGATGCTGTTGATGAACTTTTAGGAGATGCTACTACAGATTCTACCCAGGTAGCAACCGTTAATCCTTTATTCGATTTGATTAAAGGTGGTGGTTCTCAAGGCGGACCTGTAATTGCACAGTTCGATATTAAAGACAAGGATTTAGTACTTGAGTACTTAAACAAGAAAGAAGTAAGGGCTTTATTGCCGGCCGAATTACGCTATACTAAGTTTGCCTTTGGGAAGCCTAAAAAAGATTCAGAGGTTGTTGGTTTGTATGCTTTAGCAGGAAATAGAGAAAACATTCCTCAACTTAGTGGGGCTGTGGTAACCGATGCTCGTACAGATTTTGGTCTTACAGGTGAACCTGAAGTAGCAATGCAAATGAATGCAAAAGGTGCTAAAGTATGGGAAAAAATGACTGGTGAGGCATATAGTAACAGAAGTCAGATTGCTATTGTTTTAGATGATATTGTATATTCTGCTCCAGGTGTAACTTCTGGACCAATTGCTGGCGGACGTTCATCTATTTCTGGAGATTTTACGGTTGCAGAAGCAAACGATTTAGCAAACGTATTAAGAGCTGGTAAATTACCTGCATCGGCTGATATTATTTCAAGTGAGGTTGTAGGACCGTCTTTAGGTCAGGAAGCTATTGATAGCGGTACTATGTCATTTGTTATCGCGTTAATCGTGGTATTACTTTGGATGATTTTCTACTACGGAAAAGCGGGTGGTATGGCAGATATCGCCATGGCATTGAATATCCTATTAATCTTCGGAATCTTATCAGGTCTTGGAGCTGTATTAACTTTACCTGGTATTGCGGGTATTGTATTGACCATTGGTATGTCTGTAGATGCAAACGTACTTATATTTGAGCGTATTCGAGAGGAGTTAGCCAAAGGTAAAGGTCAAAAAGAAGCTATTAAAGACGGTTTTGGTAATGCCTTATCATCTATTTTAGATGCTAATATTACTACAGGTTTAACGGCACTTATTTTATTTGTGTTTGGTACAGGTCCAATAAAAGGATTCGCAACGACCTTATTAATCGGTATTGGTACGTCGTTATTTACTGCTATTTTCATTACAAGACTGTTAATAGACTGGTATGTAAATAAAGGTGGTGTGCTAAACTTTTCAACGCCAATTACAAAGAACTTGTTTAGAAACATCAATATCGAGTTCTTAAAGAAGCGTAAAGTTGCCTTTATCATATCTGGTGTGTTTATCGCTTTAAGTTTAGGGTCTTTATTCACTAATGGTTTAGATCAAGGTGTAGATTTTGTTGGAGGTAGAACTTATCAAGTGCGTTTTGCTCATGATGTTAACGCCTCTGAAATCGCTAATGAATTATCTAAACCAGAATTTTTAACAAGTGCAGAAGCTAAAACATTTGGTACTACAAACCAGTTAAAGATTACAACAAAATATAAGGTAAACGAAAGTGGAGCAGAGGTTGATGCTGATATCAAAGAAAGATTGTACAACGGTTTACAATCGTATTTAGAAGGTGTTTCTATCGAGCAGTTCTTAGATCTTTCTGATGATACAAAACAAGTTGGTTTGTTAAAGTCTGATAAAGTGAGTCCAACCATAGCCGATGATATTAAACAAGCATCAGTTTGGGCAGTTTTGGGATCGTTGATTGTGGTGTTCCTTTATATCTTAATTCGTTTTAAGCGTTGGCAATATTCACTTGGTGCTGTTGTGGCAGTATTCCATGATGTATTGATTGTGTTAGGTATCTTCTCATTAACATATAAATTTATGCCATTCAACATGGAGATTAACCAAGCATTTATTGCAGCTATCTTAACGGTTATTGGTTACTCGCTGAATGATACCGTGGTTGTATTCGATAGAATTCGTGAGTTCTTTAATGAGCACACCAGCTGGAAATTTGACCGTGTGGTAAATTCGTCTTTAAGTAGTACATTAAGTAGGACATTAAATACATCGTTAACTACCTTGGTCGTATTATTAGCCATCTTTATTTTTGGAGGTGATTCTATTAGAGGATTCATGTTTGCATTAATAGTTGGTGTGATTGTGGGTACTTACTCATCATTATTTATTGCAACACCAATCATGTACGATACGGTGAACAAATTAGATGACAATAAGAAGAAGTAA